The Eriocheir sinensis breed Jianghai 21 unplaced genomic scaffold, ASM2467909v1 Scaffold1436, whole genome shotgun sequence genome includes a region encoding these proteins:
- the LOC126990061 gene encoding protein maelstrom-like, translating into MTGESRERLECRGVPLQCLDEAAREEKHQAEEMKRDNADLVDMNRMGNALHQASFILVSTSCYAHTDPGHYVPAELSLLRFSLRNGIMKLFRCVVARLGQSLLALGGVPMDGKGRAGLDDKTMGGGGRLSLAWL; encoded by the exons ATGACCGGAGAAAGCAGGGAGAGGCTGGAGTGCCGAGGGGTGCCACTGCAGTGCCTGGACGAGGCGGCCCGGGAGGAAAAGCACCAGgccgaggagatgaagagggacaaTGCTGACTTGGTGGACATGAACCGGATGGGcaatg caCTGCACCAGGCCAGCTTCATCCTAGTCAGCACAAGCTGTTATGCCCACACTGACCCCGGCCACTATGTCCCCGCTGAGCTGAGTCTGCTGCGCTTCAGCCTAAGGAATGGAATCATGAAGTTGTTTCGCTGTGTTGTTGCGC GCCTCGGacaaagcctgttggctcttggGGGGGTGCCGATGGACGGGAAAGGTCGTGCAGGCCTGGACGACAAaaccatgggaggaggagggagactttCCCTCGCTTGGCTCTGA